A window of Maridesulfovibrio ferrireducens contains these coding sequences:
- a CDS encoding fumarylacetoacetate hydrolase family protein — MKVFRIKHNGAIFYATFEEGDVFKPLLSKNGTQNAFPISECTILPIAVPSKIICAGLNYKEHARELNMDLPEEPLIFLKPPSSVIGNGGKIIIPAMSEQIDYEGELAIVIGQAGKNILPENAAKHVFGYTCANDVTARDLQKKDKLFARAKGFDTFAPIGPCIETAVADPNSLTLRTSVNGKVRQEGNTSDMIYKPSELISFISHVMTLTPGDVILTGTPPGIGTLSAGDSVEVEIEGIGILTNTVVKDESIRTPVQ; from the coding sequence ATGAAAGTATTCAGAATTAAACATAACGGAGCTATCTTTTACGCAACATTTGAAGAGGGAGATGTTTTCAAGCCGCTCCTGTCAAAAAATGGTACCCAAAACGCATTTCCGATATCTGAATGCACAATACTTCCGATTGCTGTCCCTTCAAAAATAATATGTGCAGGTCTTAACTATAAAGAACATGCACGTGAACTGAATATGGACCTCCCGGAAGAACCACTGATATTCCTTAAGCCACCATCCTCAGTAATAGGTAACGGCGGTAAAATCATCATTCCGGCCATGTCCGAACAGATTGACTATGAAGGCGAACTGGCAATTGTAATAGGTCAGGCCGGAAAAAACATACTGCCTGAAAATGCAGCAAAACATGTATTCGGATATACTTGCGCCAACGACGTAACGGCTCGAGATTTACAGAAAAAAGATAAACTTTTCGCACGGGCTAAAGGATTTGACACTTTTGCCCCGATAGGCCCCTGTATCGAAACAGCGGTTGCCGATCCTAACTCTCTGACACTGAGAACCAGTGTTAACGGCAAAGTAAGGCAGGAAGGAAATACATCAGATATGATATACAAACCTTCGGAACTTATCAGCTTTATTTCGCACGTCATGACTCTCACCCCGGGTGATGTTATTTTAACAGGCACCCCGCCGGGAATCGGAACTTTATCAGCTGGAGACTCGGTCGAAGTCGAAATTGAAGGAATAGGAATCTTAACCAATACAGTGGTAAAAGATGAGTCGATCCGGACTCCTGTTCAATAA
- the rpsB gene encoding 30S ribosomal protein S2, with product MAYVTMKQMLETGVHFGHQTRRWNPKMRPYIFGARNGIHIMDLQQTVKLFRKAHDFISDSVAKGGKVLFIGTKRQAQEAVATEATRAGMFHVTHRWMGGTLTNFQTIKRRIDRLKNLEEMFEDGSIKRFPKKEIVMMGREVKKLTLALGGIKDLNGAPAVAFVIDPKREHIAILECRKLGIPVVAVVDSNCDPDMVDYIIPGNDDAIRAIKLFAAHMADACLEGAARRKEDNEMAEEKVKATEKAVAPETKVEEVKAEATTPEAV from the coding sequence ATGGCATATGTAACTATGAAACAGATGCTGGAAACAGGCGTTCATTTCGGTCACCAGACCCGTAGATGGAATCCAAAAATGCGTCCTTACATCTTCGGCGCACGTAACGGAATCCACATCATGGACCTCCAGCAGACTGTTAAGCTTTTCCGTAAAGCTCACGATTTCATTTCTGACTCTGTCGCAAAAGGTGGAAAAGTTCTTTTCATCGGTACTAAGCGTCAGGCTCAGGAAGCTGTTGCAACTGAAGCTACCCGTGCAGGTATGTTTCATGTAACACATCGCTGGATGGGTGGAACTCTTACCAACTTCCAGACAATCAAACGCCGCATTGATCGCCTTAAAAATCTTGAAGAAATGTTCGAAGACGGTTCCATCAAACGTTTCCCAAAAAAGGAAATCGTAATGATGGGCCGCGAGGTTAAAAAACTTACCCTCGCACTCGGCGGCATTAAAGACCTTAACGGTGCTCCTGCTGTCGCATTCGTCATTGACCCCAAGCGTGAACATATTGCTATTCTAGAATGCCGCAAACTCGGTATCCCTGTAGTTGCTGTTGTTGACTCAAACTGCGACCCGGACATGGTTGATTATATCATCCCCGGTAACGATGACGCTATCCGTGCCATTAAGCTTTTCGCAGCTCACATGGCTGATGCTTGTCTCGAAGGCGCAGCTCGTCGTAAAGAAGACAACGAAATGGCAGAAGAAAAAGTTAAAGCAACTGAAAAAGCTGTTGCTCCTGAAACTAAAGTTGAAGAAGTTAAAGCTGAAGCAACTACTCCGGAGGCTGTTTAG
- the tsf gene encoding translation elongation factor Ts, with the protein MAAVTAQMVKSLRELTGVGMMDCKKALAECDGNEEKAITYLREKGLSKAAKKAGRATSEGLIGSYMHSNGKLSAIVEIRCETDFVAKSDQFIQLTKDVAMQVAATSPLCVSPDELPQDVLEKERAIYLQQAIEEGKPANIAEKIVDGRIKKYYKEVCLLEQPFIKDDKKSIKDILNETIAILGENMQIGRFARINLAETANGAAEEAEEE; encoded by the coding sequence ATGGCTGCTGTTACTGCTCAGATGGTAAAATCCCTGCGTGAACTAACCGGCGTAGGCATGATGGACTGCAAAAAAGCTCTTGCTGAATGTGATGGAAATGAAGAAAAAGCTATCACATACCTTCGCGAAAAAGGACTTTCAAAGGCAGCTAAAAAAGCTGGCCGTGCTACAAGTGAAGGACTTATCGGTTCTTACATGCACAGCAACGGCAAACTCTCCGCTATCGTTGAAATTAGATGTGAAACAGACTTTGTTGCTAAATCCGACCAGTTCATTCAGTTGACCAAAGATGTTGCTATGCAGGTTGCTGCAACCAGCCCTCTTTGTGTCAGCCCTGACGAACTTCCTCAGGATGTTCTTGAAAAAGAAAGAGCAATCTATCTACAGCAGGCTATCGAAGAAGGTAAACCTGCTAATATTGCTGAAAAGATCGTCGATGGACGTATTAAAAAATACTACAAAGAAGTCTGTCTCCTTGAGCAGCCTTTTATTAAGGATGACAAGAAGTCAATCAAAGACATCCTGAACGAAACCATCGCTATTCTCGGTGAGAATATGCAGATCGGACGATTTGCCCGCATCAACCTTGCTGAAACAGCAAATGGTGCAGCAGAAGAAGCCGAAGAAGAATAA
- the pyrH gene encoding UMP kinase produces the protein MDKLHYSRVMIKLSGEALAGDQQFGIEPAAISKFCGEIAAVAKTGVQVALVIGGGNIFRGLSASAKGMDRSSADYMGMLATVMNALAVQDALEKLDCDTRVLSAIPMQAVAEPYVRRRAIRHLEKGRVVICAAGTGNPFFTTDTAAALRAMELKAEAIIKATKVDGVYDKDPMKHSDAVKFESITYIETLEKRLGVMDSTAISLAMDNNLPIIVFNLFEEGNITRVVKGEKIGTIVHGGKND, from the coding sequence ATGGACAAATTGCACTATTCACGAGTAATGATCAAACTCAGCGGTGAAGCTCTCGCCGGAGATCAACAATTCGGTATTGAGCCAGCAGCAATCAGCAAATTCTGTGGAGAAATTGCAGCTGTAGCCAAAACCGGAGTACAGGTCGCTTTGGTTATCGGCGGAGGTAATATTTTTAGAGGTTTATCCGCTTCCGCTAAAGGAATGGATAGATCTTCAGCCGATTACATGGGAATGCTTGCAACTGTCATGAATGCCCTTGCAGTTCAAGACGCACTGGAAAAACTAGACTGTGACACACGAGTATTATCCGCAATTCCAATGCAGGCTGTTGCCGAACCATATGTCCGCCGCAGAGCGATTCGCCATCTTGAAAAAGGACGTGTAGTTATTTGTGCTGCCGGAACCGGAAACCCCTTTTTCACAACGGATACAGCCGCGGCTCTTAGAGCAATGGAATTAAAAGCTGAAGCTATTATCAAAGCTACCAAAGTTGACGGTGTCTACGATAAAGACCCTATGAAACATTCAGATGCAGTAAAATTTGAATCTATCACCTATATTGAAACTCTTGAGAAAAGACTCGGGGTTATGGATTCCACAGCGATTTCATTAGCAATGGATAACAACCTGCCAATCATTGTCTTCAACCTTTTTGAAGAAGGAAACATTACAAGGGTTGTTAAAGGTGAAAAGATCGGAACAATAGTCCATGGAGGAAAGAATGATTAA
- the frr gene encoding ribosome recycling factor has protein sequence MIKEVMSDGIKRMEGALTSLSGDFVRLRTGRASTGLIDHIMVDYYGTPTPINQVASVAVPDSRTITIQPWDKGAFALIDKALLKSDLGLNPVNDGKVIRICIPPLTEERRKDLVKVAKKFTEESKIAIRNVRRDLNDSFKKLEKDKDINEDDLHKSQDDVQKLTDEFIKKCDELFLAKEKEILEI, from the coding sequence ATGATTAAAGAAGTTATGTCAGATGGCATTAAAAGAATGGAAGGAGCTCTAACCAGTCTCAGTGGAGACTTTGTAAGACTCCGCACAGGAAGGGCTTCAACCGGACTGATTGATCATATTATGGTCGATTATTATGGAACTCCTACTCCAATCAACCAGGTGGCTTCAGTAGCTGTACCGGACTCCCGTACCATTACTATTCAGCCGTGGGACAAAGGAGCTTTTGCTCTGATTGATAAAGCTCTGCTTAAATCAGACTTGGGCTTGAACCCTGTTAACGACGGAAAAGTTATTCGTATATGCATTCCGCCTTTGACAGAAGAACGCCGTAAAGATCTAGTCAAGGTCGCTAAAAAATTCACTGAAGAATCCAAAATCGCTATCCGCAATGTCCGTCGCGACTTGAACGACAGCTTTAAAAAACTGGAAAAAGATAAAGATATCAATGAAGATGATCTGCATAAATCTCAGGATGATGTGCAAAAACTTACTGATGAATTCATCAAAAAATGTGATGAACTCTTTTTAGCAAAAGAAAAGGAAATTCTGGAAATATAA
- the uppS gene encoding polyprenyl diphosphate synthase → MMPRHLAIIMDGNGRWAKARDLSRSEGHKAGTEAAKAIVTQCRKLGIKHLTLYTFSKENWARPKDEIAQLFNLLTVFLKTELVNLCEQDIRLKILGELSEFPFGVKQVVAHTIKKTQHCSSMTLNLALNYSGRDELVRACRKMISSGLREDQVTVETLSDNLYTAGQPDPDLIIRTSGEKRLSNYLLFQAAYSELYFTDIYWPDFNSEELDKALAEFTKRQRRFGKIGEQV, encoded by the coding sequence ATGATGCCCCGACATTTAGCCATCATCATGGATGGTAATGGTAGATGGGCAAAGGCTCGTGATCTGTCGCGCAGCGAGGGTCATAAAGCCGGCACTGAAGCAGCAAAAGCTATTGTAACCCAATGTCGAAAACTCGGCATTAAGCATCTGACTCTTTACACCTTTTCCAAGGAGAACTGGGCCAGACCTAAGGATGAAATAGCTCAACTCTTCAACCTGCTGACAGTTTTTTTGAAAACTGAACTGGTTAACCTGTGTGAACAGGATATACGCCTTAAAATTTTAGGTGAACTTTCAGAGTTTCCCTTTGGCGTAAAGCAGGTTGTGGCCCATACCATAAAAAAGACTCAGCATTGTAGCTCGATGACATTAAACCTTGCATTGAATTATTCAGGCAGGGATGAATTAGTGCGGGCTTGTAGAAAAATGATATCTTCGGGACTGAGAGAAGATCAGGTAACCGTTGAAACCCTTTCTGATAATTTATATACAGCCGGGCAACCGGACCCGGATTTAATTATCCGCACCAGCGGAGAAAAACGGCTTTCTAACTATCTATTGTTTCAAGCCGCATACTCCGAGCTGTACTTTACTGACATTTACTGGCCGGACTTTAATTCAGAAGAACTGGATAAAGCCCTGGCAGAATTCACTAAAAGACAGCGTAGGTTTGGTAAAATCGGCGAACAAGTGTAA
- a CDS encoding SH3 domain-containing protein — MCLKILTSMIISFSLIYSGCIPQQKPSPQNSIQSQTATQTVIITPIVTGTAVLKSNVREKAASESHIVDILPKGTQVELIGKQKNWYRVKRTDNSKSPGYVFHTLIYLDFENYLGTRGRNKEAVSIHNSPSRRSKTALELAPNTEFDILGVENSFYKIRGDYFEGFVIAELCVADPENPIAKTETVSRSSSTGTKSKTIYSTTSPTQKNPTTTYNSSPPPKKTTKRTTQSSNNALNLFGAFAAALTGTAPDRSTSTQVKSEDDALKEILKSVSASKELAKKTVEIREQMLRALNETRALQSLVGATVSTMNRNYKTAIDTAQGVCSTGMEKISIKAFINDLSYEPTNSIEGASVKITENAKMLSSLERQIKVEADAFSKLNASQIQNMDSIIKSFSNNLHASNAMYDFSIDKSSNVILGIDRAINAYEEKSGPLTVEATKQIGILTISGTQLVSQISNAQSNPVQALTVLPRLMEIQEELSDLSTLLSDFKNDYDYIEKNSALIAKQGADISRIIMTARRKNTQITTTLESYYKKKLALSERLKDSYSRQTQEGFKMVEKKADSVALAEDLLD, encoded by the coding sequence ATGTGTTTAAAAATATTGACCAGCATGATAATTTCTTTCAGCCTAATTTATTCCGGTTGCATTCCCCAGCAAAAGCCCTCACCTCAAAACTCAATTCAGAGCCAAACAGCAACGCAAACTGTAATAATTACGCCCATAGTAACAGGTACCGCTGTTTTAAAAAGTAATGTTCGGGAAAAAGCGGCTTCAGAATCACATATAGTGGATATTTTGCCGAAAGGGACTCAAGTTGAACTTATCGGTAAACAAAAAAACTGGTATCGAGTTAAACGCACAGATAATTCTAAATCGCCTGGGTACGTATTCCACACGCTCATCTATCTTGATTTTGAAAACTACCTAGGAACAAGAGGGAGAAACAAAGAAGCTGTATCAATCCACAACTCCCCGTCAAGACGCTCAAAAACCGCTTTGGAATTAGCACCGAATACTGAATTTGATATCTTGGGTGTCGAAAATAGTTTTTACAAAATTAGAGGCGATTATTTTGAAGGGTTTGTAATTGCAGAACTATGCGTTGCCGACCCCGAAAACCCAATCGCAAAAACTGAAACAGTCAGTCGCAGCTCTTCAACCGGCACTAAATCCAAAACGATATACAGTACAACTTCACCGACTCAAAAAAACCCCACGACAACCTACAATTCTTCTCCACCTCCAAAAAAAACAACTAAAAGAACAACACAAAGTTCAAACAATGCCCTAAATCTTTTCGGAGCTTTTGCTGCGGCTCTTACCGGAACAGCCCCCGATCGAAGCACTTCGACTCAGGTAAAAAGTGAGGATGATGCTTTAAAAGAAATCCTTAAATCCGTAAGTGCTTCAAAAGAACTTGCTAAGAAAACTGTAGAAATCAGAGAACAGATGCTTCGGGCACTAAATGAGACCAGAGCTCTTCAGTCACTTGTAGGTGCAACAGTCTCCACCATGAATCGAAATTATAAAACAGCAATAGATACAGCTCAAGGTGTGTGCTCAACAGGGATGGAAAAAATTTCTATCAAGGCATTTATTAATGACTTATCTTACGAACCGACAAATTCAATTGAAGGCGCTTCCGTAAAAATCACTGAAAATGCGAAAATGCTCAGCAGCTTGGAAAGACAGATTAAAGTTGAAGCTGATGCCTTCTCTAAACTTAATGCGAGTCAGATTCAAAACATGGATTCAATAATTAAATCATTTTCAAATAACCTTCATGCGTCAAATGCAATGTATGATTTCAGTATTGATAAATCCAGCAACGTTATTCTCGGGATAGACAGAGCCATTAACGCTTACGAAGAAAAATCCGGTCCACTGACTGTGGAAGCGACTAAACAGATTGGAATTCTTACCATTTCTGGAACTCAACTAGTATCGCAAATCAGCAACGCTCAATCTAATCCAGTACAGGCGCTCACTGTTCTGCCACGTTTGATGGAAATACAAGAAGAATTATCTGATTTGAGCACTCTGCTTTCAGACTTCAAAAATGATTACGATTACATTGAAAAAAATTCAGCTCTTATTGCAAAACAAGGGGCCGACATAAGTAGAATTATTATGACAGCCCGTCGCAAAAACACTCAGATAACAACAACACTTGAGTCTTATTACAAAAAAAAATTAGCACTCAGCGAAAGATTAAAAGATTCTTATTCGCGCCAGACTCAGGAAGGATTTAAGATGGTGGAAAAGAAAGCTGACTCTGTAGCATTGGCAGAAGATCTTCTTGATTAA
- a CDS encoding nickel/cobalt transporter, protein MRFAWLSVVLFVMCLAPFSLSAHPLGEVVQETTVQNEGTRILIIYRTAIGPSITATLVPDFDRDGKVTSSEEAELARVIHRILYPNIEVILDGKPVVMDLYYESMAPTTGGYNNGLRANLIYSIPIAVNSAIHELQVSDNNFKAGELKWLKWFIQADPSVSKVATSANSRTLNFIFSSLATGNELAGSSMTSGNNPGLEKGLGPEPKEDSSQAVLREYLSRENLGTGAALFALGLAFVLGMGHALSPGHGKAMVAAYLIGRSGKIKDAFTLGIIVTITHVASVIVLGLIALFLSRYFLPGDLYPWLGAFSGGLVFLVGYLMLAKRALHGHHHHHDHESKEGSESLSWWSMLSLGIAGGMVPCPTALVVLLAAVALARITFGLMLISAFSLGLAAVLIFIGILTVKASKLTEKFTGSRRWIENLPVVSAGLVMLAGIAISLNALHAGGILIFFP, encoded by the coding sequence ATGAGATTTGCTTGGTTAAGTGTGGTGCTATTCGTTATGTGTCTGGCTCCTTTTTCGCTTTCAGCGCATCCGCTTGGCGAGGTTGTGCAAGAGACTACTGTTCAGAATGAAGGGACACGTATTTTAATCATTTATCGAACGGCTATTGGCCCATCCATAACAGCAACGCTTGTTCCGGATTTTGATCGTGATGGTAAAGTTACTTCTTCGGAAGAAGCAGAGCTTGCGCGGGTAATTCATAGAATTCTGTATCCGAATATAGAAGTTATTTTAGATGGTAAGCCTGTTGTTATGGATCTTTATTATGAATCCATGGCTCCTACAACCGGAGGATATAATAACGGTTTGCGCGCAAATCTTATATATTCAATTCCGATTGCGGTTAATTCGGCGATTCATGAACTACAAGTTTCAGACAATAATTTTAAGGCCGGAGAACTTAAATGGTTAAAGTGGTTTATTCAGGCAGACCCGAGTGTCAGCAAGGTTGCTACTTCCGCGAATTCTAGAACTTTGAACTTTATTTTCTCAAGTCTTGCGACTGGCAATGAACTAGCAGGATCTTCCATGACTTCCGGCAACAATCCCGGTTTAGAAAAGGGACTTGGACCGGAACCGAAGGAAGATTCAAGTCAGGCTGTTTTGCGAGAATACCTTTCAAGAGAAAATTTAGGAACCGGAGCTGCTCTGTTTGCTCTCGGGCTGGCATTTGTTTTAGGAATGGGGCACGCTTTAAGTCCCGGACATGGTAAGGCTATGGTGGCGGCCTATTTGATCGGTCGTAGTGGAAAAATTAAAGATGCTTTTACTCTGGGCATAATTGTTACTATTACCCATGTCGCCAGTGTTATTGTGCTAGGATTGATAGCTTTATTTCTCTCACGATATTTTTTGCCGGGTGATCTGTATCCATGGCTAGGAGCTTTTTCAGGAGGTCTGGTTTTTTTGGTAGGATATCTTATGCTTGCGAAACGAGCTTTGCATGGACATCATCACCATCATGATCATGAGTCGAAAGAGGGGAGTGAGTCGTTGTCGTGGTGGTCCATGTTAAGTCTTGGAATTGCAGGAGGTATGGTTCCTTGTCCCACAGCTCTTGTCGTATTGCTTGCGGCGGTTGCATTGGCGCGTATTACTTTCGGGCTTATGTTGATCTCGGCATTTAGTCTCGGTCTTGCCGCAGTACTTATTTTTATCGGAATTTTAACGGTTAAGGCTTCAAAACTTACTGAGAAGTTCACAGGTTCACGCCGATGGATTGAAAACTTACCTGTTGTAAGTGCGGGGCTCGTTATGCTTGCGGGAATAGCAATTTCTCTGAATGCTCTTCATGCCGGCGGAATTTTGATATTTTTCCCATAA
- a CDS encoding TetR/AcrR family transcriptional regulator yields the protein MARKQQEKSKQTKKELMDSAEELFGLKGFIATTVAEITTHAGYSKGSFYRHWVSKDKLFLEIVENKLAAYRNSRDQRLDEAQNLEEVMHIIWDFLEIIVSDYNWAKVFLEFTVYASRIPELRDDLGLSQYRLSETVFANLVGKFIETDYPPEKLGAFNTVLFEGFMVQNALETGIVNLKDVREAAVTLAMANGLKKN from the coding sequence ATGGCTAGAAAACAACAGGAAAAATCTAAACAAACCAAAAAAGAATTAATGGATTCTGCCGAAGAACTTTTCGGATTAAAAGGATTCATAGCAACAACTGTAGCAGAAATTACTACTCATGCAGGCTATTCAAAAGGAAGCTTTTACCGGCACTGGGTGAGCAAGGATAAACTGTTCTTAGAAATAGTTGAGAACAAACTCGCAGCATATCGAAACTCAAGAGATCAACGACTGGATGAAGCTCAAAATCTTGAAGAAGTAATGCACATTATCTGGGATTTTTTAGAAATAATTGTAAGCGATTATAATTGGGCAAAAGTTTTTCTCGAATTTACAGTCTATGCCTCACGCATCCCGGAATTACGTGATGATTTAGGCCTCAGTCAATATCGATTATCTGAAACAGTTTTTGCGAACTTGGTCGGAAAATTCATTGAAACAGACTATCCGCCTGAAAAATTAGGTGCATTCAACACCGTTCTTTTTGAGGGCTTCATGGTTCAAAATGCTCTTGAAACCGGAATTGTAAATTTAAAAGATGTTCGCGAGGCAGCTGTTACGCTTGCTATGGCAAATGGATTAAAAAAAAATTAG
- a CDS encoding TRAP transporter substrate-binding protein produces the protein MKKILFTIIALVIGFSAMPLSANAETITLTYSNFFPPTHVQSKLAQSWCDEVEKRTDGKVRVSYFPGGTLTKAKQCYDGVVEGISDIGLSALAYSRGRFPTMAAVDLPLGYKSGAAATKVANEVFEKFTPKEFDDVAPMYFHAHGPGLLFTAKNQVTTLEDINGLKLRGTGNSGKLIKTLGGAPVAMSMPDSYQAIRKGVVSGGMYPMESNKGWKMAEVVDYCTLDFPVAYTTTFFVVMNKNKWNSIPADLQKIITEINQEWAVKHGQAWDESDAAGKEFFVSKGGKFITMSESEGNIWKEKASPMMTEYIKKTDSKGLNGKEILDFTVSSLAKCNSK, from the coding sequence ATGAAAAAAATACTATTTACGATCATAGCCCTAGTCATCGGCTTTTCCGCAATGCCGCTATCAGCGAACGCAGAAACCATTACTCTCACCTACTCCAATTTTTTCCCGCCGACACACGTTCAGTCGAAACTTGCTCAGTCATGGTGTGATGAAGTTGAAAAACGTACAGACGGCAAAGTCAGAGTATCTTACTTCCCGGGCGGAACTCTCACCAAAGCTAAGCAATGTTATGATGGTGTTGTTGAAGGAATCTCCGACATCGGACTTTCAGCTCTCGCATATTCACGCGGACGTTTCCCCACAATGGCTGCCGTTGATCTTCCATTAGGTTATAAATCAGGTGCGGCAGCAACAAAAGTCGCCAACGAAGTATTCGAAAAATTTACACCAAAAGAATTTGACGATGTTGCCCCCATGTACTTCCATGCCCATGGCCCCGGACTGCTTTTCACAGCAAAAAATCAGGTAACAACTTTAGAAGATATAAATGGACTAAAATTGCGCGGCACAGGCAACTCTGGAAAACTAATCAAAACTCTCGGCGGCGCACCTGTTGCGATGTCCATGCCGGACTCTTATCAGGCCATTCGTAAAGGCGTTGTAAGCGGCGGTATGTATCCGATGGAAAGCAATAAAGGCTGGAAAATGGCAGAGGTAGTTGATTATTGCACGCTTGATTTCCCTGTTGCATACACCACCACCTTTTTTGTTGTTATGAACAAAAACAAATGGAACTCAATTCCAGCTGACCTTCAGAAAATTATCACGGAGATCAACCAAGAATGGGCTGTTAAACACGGTCAGGCTTGGGATGAAAGTGATGCAGCAGGTAAAGAATTCTTTGTTTCTAAAGGAGGAAAGTTTATCACTATGAGCGAATCCGAAGGAAATATTTGGAAAGAAAAAGCTTCCCCAATGATGACAGAATACATCAAAAAAACTGACAGCAAGGGACTTAATGGAAAAGAAATCCTCGATTTCACTGTAAGTTCACTTGCAAAATGCAATAGTAAATAA
- a CDS encoding TRAP transporter small permease has translation MSELKISTFVNKLEGVLKNIAAFCLISMALLTGADIISRGAFGSPIFGVEEIVAVLAVLTIGLALGYTHSQKSNIGVEFLVSKLNRKLRHNIRCGTNITSAILFGVVTWRLALYAQSLKAAGEVTMTLELPTYMIIYALSFGFACFTLTLLKEVAEHILGEK, from the coding sequence GTGAGCGAATTAAAAATTTCAACCTTTGTTAACAAGCTTGAGGGCGTGCTGAAAAATATTGCGGCCTTTTGCCTTATCAGCATGGCCCTGCTAACGGGGGCAGACATTATATCCCGTGGGGCATTTGGCTCTCCTATTTTCGGAGTTGAAGAAATCGTTGCGGTGTTAGCGGTGTTAACCATCGGCCTTGCTCTAGGATACACCCATTCGCAGAAAAGTAATATCGGAGTAGAATTCTTAGTCAGCAAACTCAATAGAAAACTCCGCCATAATATTCGCTGTGGGACCAATATTACAAGCGCTATACTTTTCGGAGTGGTTACGTGGAGACTGGCTCTTTACGCTCAGAGCCTAAAAGCCGCGGGTGAAGTTACCATGACTCTGGAATTGCCCACATATATGATAATCTACGCACTCTCGTTCGGATTTGCCTGCTTCACTCTGACTCTACTTAAAGAAGTAGCCGAACATATTCTGGGGGAAAAGTAA